Proteins encoded in a region of the Streptomyces sp. NBC_00258 genome:
- a CDS encoding PaaI family thioesterase, translating into MSGTSSALRPPADAVAPVRHPDAPAPGELLGAHYGQCFGCGGEQPHGLHLEARAGEGVRITAEFTVKAAHQGAPGLAHGGVLASALDESLGSLNWLLRTIAVTGRLETDFVRPVPVGTVLYLEAEVTAVAGRKIYSSATGRIGGRDGPVAVRADALFLEVKVEHFIDNGRPEEIRAAMDDPDQVRRARAFEVNP; encoded by the coding sequence GTGAGTGGTACATCTTCAGCTCTGCGGCCCCCGGCCGACGCCGTGGCGCCGGTGAGGCATCCCGACGCGCCCGCGCCCGGCGAGCTGCTCGGCGCGCACTACGGCCAGTGTTTCGGCTGCGGCGGAGAGCAGCCGCACGGACTGCACCTGGAGGCCCGCGCGGGCGAGGGGGTGAGGATCACCGCCGAGTTCACCGTGAAGGCCGCCCACCAGGGCGCTCCCGGTCTGGCGCACGGCGGAGTCCTCGCGAGCGCCCTCGACGAGAGCCTCGGCTCGCTGAACTGGCTGCTGCGCACCATCGCCGTGACCGGACGGCTGGAGACCGACTTCGTACGGCCCGTGCCCGTGGGCACCGTGCTGTACCTGGAGGCCGAGGTGACGGCGGTGGCGGGGCGCAAGATCTACTCGTCCGCCACCGGACGGATCGGCGGCCGGGACGGGCCCGTCGCCGTGCGTGCGGACGCCCTGTTCCTTGAGGTGAAGGTGGAGCACTTCATCGACAACGGCCGCCCGGAGGAGATCCGTGCGGCCATGGACGACCCCGACCAGGTCCGCCGTGCCCGTGCCTTCGAGGTGAACCCGTGA